The genomic segment tcctttctctcattccaagcactgcctggttgctagggtatataagagctgctgaacaaactggagagttgctgaagagaagctaaataactaaaaaaacgcataaaataaaaaatgaagaccaaattgcACATTATCTCTGAATAGCAATGTCTATATCTTACTAAAAGTTCAcattaaggtgaactaccccttctaAATATATAAGGTTGGGGGGTACTGACGGCAGTCAGGGCatttgaatcagcagaaaaattaAAGATCTTGCAATATCTGTCTGATTTTGTCACAATAGTGTAAGTCAATTATGACACACATCAGTCATACTATCTACCCTTCTGtacataagagaaaaaaaaatagagaaaaaatagAGAAAACCCTCTATTGTAAAGGCTATTAGCATACCAAGGGTCAAATATCTTTATGTGCTCATGTAAGAGATACAGTAAGTTTTccaaaatatacattaaacaaaGTGGGCTGTgataattcaaattaaactctatATTTAACTATTCCAGTCCTATATTGACAGATAAGTACAgcatattatacatttatttatttgctgctttgtaaaaaggaaatattatttGACAATCACATACCTGATTATCTATAAATATTAAACTGCTGTCAAACTAATTTGTGTTTCCAGTTAACAGGGATGTTCTACAAACTGACCTCTCTAAAGACAATTTTCACTATTTGCTTCACAGTAGTTTGTATATGTTGTGTGAACTGCAATGGTGAGACAGATATTGTCGATACCAAATATGGAAAAGTAACAGGGGTGCAGATTTCCGTGTTCTCTGGGATTATCACAGCGTTTCTTGGAATACCATATGCAGAGCCACCGATTGGGGATTTAAGATTTAAAAAGCCTGTGCCACACAAACCATGGTCAGAGATATGGAATGCCTCACAATATGGAAACTCATGCTATCAAACCGTCGATCAAATATTTCCTGGTTTTTCTGGAGCTGAAATGTGGAATCCAAACACTCAACTAAGCGAAGATTGCCTCTACCTTAATATATGGATCCCAACTCCAAAGCCAAGAAATGCTAGTGTTATGGTTTGGATTTATGGGGGCTCTTTTGAAACAGGGACGTCATCTCTTGATTTGTATGATGGGAAGTTTCTGGCCAGAACTGAACGTGTTATTGTAGTGTCAATGAACTATAGATTAGGTGCACTAGGATTTTTAGCTTTTCCAGGAAATAATGAAGCCCCAGGAAATGTTGGTCTCTTTGACCAGAGATTGGCTCTTCAGTGGGTTTACGAGAATATTGCAGCATTTGGTGGGAATCCCAAGAGTATAACCATTTTTGGAGAAAGTGCTGGGGGAGCCTCTGTCAGTTACCATATGCTTTCTCCAAAAAGTCATGGATTTTTCACAAGAGCTATTATGCAAAGTGCAACAGCTAATGCTCCTTGGGCTGTTATAACCAAAGCTGAAGCCAGCAATAGAGCTTTGACATTAGCCAATCTTCTAAACTGTTTTTATAGGAATGAAACAGAAATAATTGCTTGCCTTCGAAATAAGAGTCCTGAAGAAATATTTGAAAAAGCTGTTTCAGTTCTTCCACACAGATCAGTCATAGAAGTTAATTTTCCTCCTACTGTTGATGGAGATTTTCTTATAGAAATGCCAGAAATATTAATGCAACTTGgtcaattaaaaaagaaaacacaaattttAACTGGAGTTAATAAAGATGAGGGCTCATATTTCTTAGTATATGGACTACCCGGATTTAGTAAAGATCATGAGAGCTTTATAAACAGAACACAGTTTCACAAAAGTGTCAAATTGGCATTTCCAAAGGCAACAGAACTTGCAATAGATTCCGTCCTTTTTCATTATACAAACTGGGAAGATGAACAGAATCCATCTCATAATCGGGATGCCATGGATGATATTGTTGGAGATTACAATTTTATATGCCCATTGTTGGAATTCACAAAATGGAATTCTGAACTTGGTAACAACGCTTATTTATACTACTTCCATCACAGATCTTCAAAACTAACCTGGCCTGGGTGGATGGGTGTTATGCACGGTTATGAAATTGAATTTGTATTTGGAATACCAATGTACAGAAGACTTAATTATACCAAGGCAGAGGAAACTCTGAGCCGCACTTTAATGAGATACTGGGCAAATTTTGCGAAAACAGGGtaagttgttttgtttttacctaTCAAACATTTCATTAGTTTGATAAGAATGAATATTAATTTGCATACATAATTTTTAAAAGACTTTTAATAACCTACACTTTTTACTGACCTCTACCAACAATGACCTTGGATTAGGATTCATATTGCAATGGCAGTGTTTAGAGTTGTATCGTttattgggcttttttttttattatcaattttcaagtttgcgAATTGGAGAGTTTctttctaattcgaataaactctaTTAATATGAAAATCtattaatatgaaaaacttgTTTGGATAAAAAAACCTGAATACCTCAAACTCTAGTAAAAACTTGAAAACCTCGATTTAAAAAATGTAGCTTGGTTTTTGCaccattattgttttttaaaccacaattcaaatattgggagttttagcgcATAAgaactcaaattgtgaaaaaaatgtgaattttaacattgataaatcattccctaaggggcacatttactaagccacgaatccaaatcccgaatgggaaaaaatgggattggaaacaaaaattttgtgactttttcgtcgccgtcacgttttttttaatattttgcgcgattttttcatcgccgtcacgactttattgtattgagcaattgtaaacggcggaaaaaccaatccgattttttcgcgacggcgacgaaaaagtcgcaaaaaataccgatcattaggaaaaaaacgcattcggacgattttggtccgtttgtggattagtaaatgtgcccctaagtgttagttTTTCTTTTATTGACCCTCATTAAAGGTTTTTGTTGGTAAGCCTAATGACTATATGCCTGTTTCAGTATTCCAAACAAACTTGTGAATATTGGACTACAGAAGAAAATCTTATAACTCGTGCCTTTATAGTTTGTTTCTTTATCTTTCCATCGCCAATCAACTAATATTGGTAAAAGCAGCAACTGTTCTAAATGAAGAAAACAACCCACCAATGTGTATCTTGATTATAATTCCacaactgcatatttttttacaggAAGTCAATATATGTTTTTTCTACTTGCGAAGAATATCGTTTAATATATTTGCCATATTCTaagtatttgtatattttaaatggATCACCAGTCTga from the Xenopus tropicalis strain Nigerian chromosome 5, UCB_Xtro_10.0, whole genome shotgun sequence genome contains:
- the bche gene encoding cholinesterase: MFYKLTSLKTIFTICFTVVCICCVNCNGETDIVDTKYGKVTGVQISVFSGIITAFLGIPYAEPPIGDLRFKKPVPHKPWSEIWNASQYGNSCYQTVDQIFPGFSGAEMWNPNTQLSEDCLYLNIWIPTPKPRNASVMVWIYGGSFETGTSSLDLYDGKFLARTERVIVVSMNYRLGALGFLAFPGNNEAPGNVGLFDQRLALQWVYENIAAFGGNPKSITIFGESAGGASVSYHMLSPKSHGFFTRAIMQSATANAPWAVITKAEASNRALTLANLLNCFYRNETEIIACLRNKSPEEIFEKAVSVLPHRSVIEVNFPPTVDGDFLIEMPEILMQLGQLKKKTQILTGVNKDEGSYFLVYGLPGFSKDHESFINRTQFHKSVKLAFPKATELAIDSVLFHYTNWEDEQNPSHNRDAMDDIVGDYNFICPLLEFTKWNSELGNNAYLYYFHHRSSKLTWPGWMGVMHGYEIEFVFGIPMYRRLNYTKAEETLSRTLMRYWANFAKTGNPNGAQSSENRWPVFTLDEQHYLMLGTEDSKTNRKMRAKQCRFWNNFYPKVLQITGNIDEVEQQWKAEFHRWNNYMMDWKNQFNDYSSKKESCGGL